The following proteins come from a genomic window of Enterobacter chengduensis:
- the fbaA gene encoding class II fructose-bisphosphate aldolase: MSKIFDFVKPGVITGDDVQKVFQVAKENNFALPAVNCVGTDSINAVLETAAKVKAPVIVQFSNGGAAFIAGKGVKTDIPQGAAILGAISGAHHVHQMAEHYGVPVILHTDHCAKKLLPWIDGLLDAGEKHFAATGKPLFSSHMIDLSEESLHENIEICSKYLARMAKMDMTLEIELGCTGGEEDGVDNSHMDASALYTQPEDVDYAYTELSKISPRFTIAASFGNVHGVYKPGNVVLTPTILRDSQEYVSKKHNLPHNSLNFVFHGGSGSSAQEIKDSVSYGVVKMNIDTDTQWATWDGILQYYKANEAYLQGQLGNPKGEDQPNKKYYDPRVWLRAAQTSMVTRLEQAFKELNAIDVL; encoded by the coding sequence ATGTCTAAAATTTTTGATTTCGTAAAACCTGGCGTTATCACTGGTGATGACGTACAGAAAGTGTTCCAGGTAGCTAAAGAAAACAACTTCGCTCTGCCAGCAGTTAACTGCGTGGGTACCGACTCCATCAACGCCGTACTGGAAACCGCTGCAAAAGTTAAAGCACCGGTTATCGTTCAGTTCTCTAACGGCGGTGCTGCGTTCATCGCAGGTAAAGGCGTGAAAACTGACATTCCTCAGGGTGCTGCAATCCTGGGCGCTATCTCTGGTGCGCACCACGTTCACCAGATGGCTGAACACTACGGTGTTCCAGTTATCCTGCACACTGACCACTGCGCGAAGAAGCTGCTGCCGTGGATCGACGGTCTGCTGGACGCGGGTGAAAAACACTTCGCGGCAACCGGTAAGCCACTGTTCTCTTCTCACATGATCGACCTGTCTGAAGAGTCACTGCACGAAAACATCGAAATCTGCTCTAAGTACCTGGCGCGCATGGCCAAAATGGACATGACCCTGGAAATCGAACTGGGTTGCACCGGCGGTGAAGAAGACGGCGTGGACAACAGCCACATGGACGCTTCTGCACTGTACACCCAGCCAGAAGACGTTGATTACGCTTACACCGAGCTGAGCAAAATCAGCCCACGCTTCACCATCGCAGCGTCCTTCGGTAACGTACACGGCGTTTACAAACCAGGTAACGTGGTTCTGACCCCAACCATTCTGCGTGATTCTCAGGAATACGTTTCCAAGAAACACAACCTGCCGCACAACAGCCTGAACTTCGTCTTCCACGGCGGTTCCGGTTCTTCTGCTCAGGAAATCAAAGACTCCGTAAGCTACGGCGTTGTGAAAATGAACATCGATACCGACACCCAGTGGGCAACCTGGGACGGTATCCTGCAGTACTACAAAGCGAACGAAGCTTACCTGCAGGGCCAGCTGGGTAACCCGAAAGGCGAAGACCAGCCGAACAAGAAATACTACGATCCACGCGTATGGCTGCGCGCAGCGCAGACGTCCATGGTGACCCGTCTGGAGCAGGCTTTCAAAGAACTGAACGCGATCGACGTTCTGTAA
- the mscS gene encoding small-conductance mechanosensitive channel MscS → MEQLDVVDSINNAGNWLVRNQALLLSYAVNIVAAIAIIIVGMIVARIVSNAVNRVMLARHIDATVADFLSALVRYGIIAFTLIAALGRVGVQTASVIAVLGAAGLAIGLALQGSLSNLAAGVLLVTFRPFRSGEYVDLGGIAGTVLQVQIFSTTMRTVDGRIVVVPNGKIIAGNIINFSREPVRRNELIISVAYDSDIDQVKSLITNIIASDDRILKDKEQTVRLNELGASSINFVVRIWSKSSDLQTVYWDVLERIKRDFDANGISFPYPQMDVNVKKVKEAE, encoded by the coding sequence ATGGAACAACTCGATGTTGTAGACAGCATCAATAATGCCGGTAACTGGCTGGTGCGCAACCAGGCCCTGCTGCTGAGCTATGCCGTGAACATCGTCGCGGCAATTGCCATCATCATCGTCGGGATGATCGTGGCGCGTATCGTATCGAACGCGGTTAATCGCGTAATGCTGGCCCGTCACATCGACGCCACGGTGGCTGACTTCCTCTCCGCACTGGTGCGTTACGGCATTATCGCCTTTACGCTGATTGCCGCGCTGGGCCGTGTTGGGGTGCAAACCGCCTCCGTCATCGCCGTTCTCGGTGCCGCCGGTCTGGCTATTGGTCTGGCGCTGCAGGGCTCGCTTTCAAACCTGGCGGCAGGCGTTCTGTTGGTGACCTTCCGTCCGTTCCGCTCCGGCGAGTACGTTGACCTTGGCGGCATTGCCGGAACCGTGCTGCAGGTGCAAATTTTCTCAACGACCATGCGCACCGTCGATGGCCGCATCGTGGTCGTGCCGAACGGGAAAATTATCGCAGGCAACATCATCAACTTCTCCCGTGAGCCGGTGCGTCGTAACGAGCTGATTATCAGCGTGGCGTACGACTCGGACATCGATCAGGTGAAGTCGCTGATTACCAACATTATTGCGTCAGACGATCGCATTCTGAAAGACAAAGAGCAGACGGTTCGCCTGAACGAACTGGGCGCGTCCTCGATTAACTTTGTGGTGCGTATCTGGAGCAAAAGCAGCGATCTGCAGACCGTATACTGGGACGTGCTGGAGCGCATTAAGCGCGACTTCGACGCCAACGGCATCAGCTTCCCGTATCCGCAGATGGACGTAAACGTTAAAAAAGTCAAAGAAGCAGAATAA
- the pepP gene encoding Xaa-Pro aminopeptidase — MSQQEYSRRRQALLAKMQPGSAALIFAAPEVTRSADSEYPYRQSSDFWYFTGFNEPEAVLVLIKSNDTHNHSVMFNRVRDLTAEIWFGRRLGQEAAPEKLGVDRALAFSEINQQLYQLLNGLDVLYHAQGEYAYADEIVFTALDKLRKGSRQNLSAPATLTDWRPVVHEMRLFKSEEELNVMRRAGEISALAHTRAMEKCRPGMFEYQLEGEIHHEFNRHGARYPSYNTIVGGGENGCILHYTENESALRDGDLVLIDAGCEYQGYAGDITRTFPVNGTFSPAQRAIYDIVLESLETALGLYRPGTSIQEVTGEVVRIMITGLVRIGILKGDVDTLIAENAHRPYFMHGLSHWLGLDVHDVGAYGTDRSRVLEPGMVLTVEPGLYIAPDADVPEAYRGIGIRIEDDIVITETGNENLTASVVKNADDIEALMAAARV; from the coding sequence ATCTCGCAACAAGAGTATTCGCGCCGCCGTCAGGCGCTGCTGGCGAAAATGCAGCCGGGGAGCGCCGCGCTGATTTTTGCAGCGCCCGAAGTGACGCGCAGCGCCGACAGCGAATATCCCTATCGCCAGAGCAGCGATTTCTGGTACTTCACCGGCTTTAACGAGCCGGAAGCGGTCCTGGTGCTGATTAAAAGCAATGACACCCACAACCACAGCGTGATGTTCAACCGCGTACGCGATTTAACCGCCGAAATCTGGTTTGGCCGCCGCTTAGGGCAAGAGGCCGCACCGGAAAAGCTGGGCGTCGACCGCGCGCTGGCGTTTAGCGAAATCAACCAGCAGCTCTATCAGCTGCTTAACGGCCTCGACGTGCTCTATCACGCGCAGGGCGAATATGCCTACGCGGATGAGATTGTCTTCACCGCGCTGGACAAGCTGCGCAAAGGCTCGCGGCAAAACCTGTCCGCGCCGGCCACGCTGACGGACTGGCGTCCGGTGGTGCATGAGATGCGCCTGTTCAAGTCTGAAGAAGAGCTGAACGTGATGCGCCGCGCGGGTGAAATCAGCGCCCTGGCGCACACGCGCGCCATGGAAAAGTGCCGCCCCGGGATGTTCGAATACCAGCTGGAAGGCGAAATTCACCACGAATTTAACCGCCACGGCGCGCGGTATCCCTCCTATAACACCATTGTGGGCGGCGGTGAAAACGGCTGCATTCTGCACTACACCGAAAACGAAAGCGCGCTGCGCGACGGCGATCTGGTGCTCATTGACGCCGGCTGCGAATATCAGGGCTACGCGGGGGACATCACCCGTACCTTCCCGGTGAACGGCACGTTTTCCCCCGCGCAGCGCGCGATTTACGACATTGTTCTCGAATCCCTGGAGACGGCGCTCGGGCTGTATCGCCCGGGCACGTCCATTCAGGAGGTGACCGGCGAAGTGGTGCGCATCATGATTACCGGCCTGGTCAGGATCGGAATCCTGAAAGGCGACGTGGACACCCTGATCGCCGAAAATGCGCATCGTCCGTACTTTATGCACGGCCTGAGCCACTGGCTGGGGCTGGATGTGCATGACGTGGGCGCGTACGGCACCGACCGTTCGCGCGTGCTGGAGCCGGGCATGGTGTTAACCGTGGAGCCGGGTCTGTATATCGCCCCGGATGCCGACGTGCCCGAAGCGTACCGCGGGATTGGCATTCGTATTGAAGACGATATCGTCATCACCGAAACCGGTAACGAAAACCTGACCGCGAGCGTGGTGAAAAACGCTGACGATATTGAGGCGCTGATGGCAGCGGCGCGCGTATGA
- the argP gene encoding DNA-binding transcriptional regulator ArgP: MKRPDYRTLQALDAVIRERGFERAAQKLCITQSAVSQRIKQLENMFGQPLLVRTVPPRPTEQGQKLLALLRQVELLEDEWLGDEQTGSTPLLLSLAVNADSLATWLLPALAPVLADSPIRLNLQVEDETRTQERLRRGEVVGAVSIQPQALPSCLVDQLGALDYLFVGSKAFAERYFPNGVTRAALLKAPAVAFDHLDDMHQAFLQQNFDLPPGSVPCHIVNSSEAFVQLARQGTTCCMIPHLQIEKELKSGELIDLTPGLYQRRMLYWHRFAPESRMMRNVTDALLAYGHKVLRQD, encoded by the coding sequence ATGAAACGTCCGGACTACAGAACACTACAGGCACTTGATGCAGTTATTCGTGAACGCGGTTTTGAGCGCGCGGCGCAAAAGCTTTGCATCACCCAGTCCGCCGTATCACAGCGTATCAAACAGCTTGAAAATATGTTCGGCCAGCCGCTGCTGGTACGTACCGTGCCGCCACGCCCAACTGAGCAAGGACAAAAGCTCCTCGCCCTGCTGCGCCAGGTTGAACTGCTGGAAGACGAGTGGCTGGGTGACGAGCAAACGGGCTCTACGCCGCTGCTGCTCTCTCTGGCGGTCAACGCCGACAGTCTGGCAACCTGGCTGCTGCCGGCCCTGGCGCCGGTTTTGGCCGATTCCCCTATCCGCCTGAATTTACAGGTTGAAGATGAAACCCGCACCCAGGAGCGCCTGCGTCGCGGCGAAGTGGTTGGGGCGGTCAGTATCCAGCCCCAGGCGCTGCCGAGCTGCCTTGTCGATCAGCTGGGTGCTCTGGACTACCTGTTTGTGGGTTCAAAAGCCTTTGCCGAGCGCTACTTCCCGAACGGCGTCACCCGCGCGGCGCTGCTGAAGGCCCCTGCCGTGGCGTTCGACCATCTGGACGATATGCACCAGGCGTTCCTGCAGCAAAACTTCGATCTGCCGCCGGGCAGCGTGCCGTGCCATATCGTCAACTCGTCTGAAGCCTTCGTGCAGCTTGCGCGCCAGGGCACCACCTGCTGCATGATCCCGCATCTGCAGATTGAAAAAGAGTTGAAAAGCGGTGAGCTGATTGACCTGACGCCGGGGCTGTATCAGCGCCGGATGCTCTACTGGCACCGTTTTGCGCCGGAAAGCCGCATGATGCGCAACGTCACCGACGCGCTGCTGGCGTACGGGCACAAGGTGTTGAGACAGGATTAA
- the zapA gene encoding cell division protein ZapA: MSAQPVDLQIFGRSLRVNCPPEQRDALNQAADDLNQRLQDLKERTRVTNTEQLVFIAALNISYELTQEKAKTRDYAASMEQRIKMLQQTIEQALLDQGRNPERPGPKFE; encoded by the coding sequence ATGTCTGCACAACCCGTCGATCTCCAGATTTTTGGCCGTTCACTGCGAGTGAATTGTCCGCCTGAACAAAGGGATGCTTTGAATCAGGCTGCGGACGATTTGAATCAGCGGTTGCAAGATCTAAAAGAACGCACTAGAGTCACAAATACTGAGCAGCTGGTTTTCATCGCCGCGTTGAACATCAGCTATGAACTGACTCAGGAAAAAGCGAAGACCCGCGACTACGCGGCAAGCATGGAGCAGCGCATTAAAATGCTCCAGCAGACCATAGAACAGGCGTTGCTTGATCAAGGTCGCAATCCCGAAAGACCGGGACCCAAGTTTGAATAA
- the argO gene encoding arginine exporter ArgO, protein MLTYYFQGLALGAAMILPLGPQNAFVMNQGIRRQYHLMIALLCAVSDLLLICAGIFGGSALLMQSPWLLALVTWGGVAFLLWYGFGALKTAMSSNLELASAEVMKQGRWKIIVTMLAVTWLNPHVYLDTFVVLGSLGGQLDVEPKRWFALGTVSASFLWFFGLAILAAWLAPRLRTAKAQRIINTLVGLVMWFIAFQLAKEGIHHVQELFN, encoded by the coding sequence ATGCTAACTTATTATTTTCAAGGGCTTGCCTTAGGTGCGGCCATGATCCTTCCGCTCGGCCCGCAAAATGCGTTCGTGATGAATCAGGGCATCCGCCGCCAGTATCATCTGATGATTGCCCTCTTGTGCGCGGTAAGCGATTTACTGCTGATCTGCGCCGGGATTTTTGGCGGCAGCGCGCTGCTGATGCAGTCTCCGTGGCTGCTGGCGCTGGTGACCTGGGGCGGCGTGGCGTTTCTGCTCTGGTACGGATTCGGCGCCCTGAAAACGGCGATGAGCAGCAACCTCGAGCTGGCAAGTGCGGAGGTGATGAAGCAGGGCCGCTGGAAGATTATCGTCACCATGCTGGCGGTGACTTGGCTAAACCCCCATGTCTATCTCGACACCTTCGTGGTGCTGGGCAGCCTCGGCGGACAGCTGGACGTTGAGCCAAAACGCTGGTTTGCGCTTGGCACGGTCAGCGCCTCTTTCCTGTGGTTCTTCGGTCTCGCCATTCTGGCGGCGTGGCTGGCACCTCGCCTGCGTACCGCCAAAGCCCAGCGCATCATTAATACGCTGGTCGGTCTGGTGATGTGGTTTATCGCTTTCCAGCTGGCAAAAGAGGGGATTCACCACGTTCAGGAATTGTTCAACTAA
- a CDS encoding YecA family protein, translated as MSIQNEMPGYKDLNQLLNQQGVGLTPAEMHGLISGILCGGNSDSSWQPLIHDLTNEGLAFGHELAEALRKMHAATSDSLEDDGFLFQLYLPEGDDVSVFDRADALAGWVNHYLLGLGVTQPKLDKVTGEAGEAIDDLRNIAQLGYDEDEDQEELEMSLEEIIEYVRVAALLCHDNFTRSQPTAPEVRKPTLH; from the coding sequence ATGTCTATACAGAACGAAATGCCTGGTTACAAGGATTTAAACCAGTTACTTAACCAGCAGGGAGTAGGACTTACCCCTGCCGAAATGCACGGTCTGATCAGTGGCATCCTGTGCGGCGGAAACAGCGACAGCTCATGGCAGCCGCTGATCCACGACCTCACGAATGAAGGGCTGGCGTTTGGTCACGAGCTGGCGGAAGCGCTGCGTAAAATGCACGCCGCAACCAGCGATTCGCTGGAAGACGATGGCTTTCTTTTTCAGCTTTATCTGCCTGAAGGCGACGACGTCAGCGTGTTCGATCGCGCCGATGCGCTGGCGGGCTGGGTAAACCACTATCTGCTGGGTCTGGGCGTGACGCAGCCTAAACTGGATAAAGTGACCGGTGAAGCGGGTGAGGCGATCGACGATCTGCGTAATATCGCCCAGCTTGGCTACGATGAAGACGAAGACCAGGAAGAGCTGGAAATGTCGCTTGAAGAGATTATCGAGTACGTGCGCGTAGCGGCGCTGCTGTGCCACGACAACTTTACGCGCTCGCAGCCGACCGCGCCGGAAGTCCGCAAGCCAACCTTACATTAA
- a CDS encoding oxidative stress defense protein — protein sequence MKFKVMALAALVSLGAVSAQANELPDGPHIVTSGTASVDAVPDVATLAIEVNVAAKDAATAKKQADDRVAQYLSFLEQNGVGKKDISSANLRTQPDYDYQNGKSILKGYRAVRTVEVTVRQLDKLNSLLDGALKAGLNEIRSVSLGVAQPEKYKDEARKAAIDDAIHQAEQLASGFKSKLGPVYSVRYHVSNYQPSPMVRMMKADAAPVSAQETYEQPTIQFDDQVDVVFQLEPVAAQPKPAQ from the coding sequence GTGAAGTTTAAGGTGATGGCCCTGGCGGCATTAGTGAGTTTAGGTGCGGTGTCGGCGCAGGCAAATGAACTGCCGGACGGCCCGCACATCGTCACGTCAGGCACCGCAAGCGTGGACGCGGTACCCGATGTTGCAACCCTGGCAATTGAAGTGAATGTGGCTGCGAAAGATGCGGCGACGGCCAAAAAGCAGGCTGACGATCGCGTTGCGCAATACCTCTCATTCCTCGAGCAGAACGGTGTCGGTAAAAAAGATATCAGCTCTGCGAATCTGCGTACTCAACCGGATTACGACTACCAGAACGGCAAAAGCATCCTGAAAGGCTACCGCGCCGTGCGTACGGTTGAAGTGACCGTGCGTCAGCTGGATAAGCTTAACTCGCTGCTGGACGGCGCGCTGAAGGCGGGCCTGAACGAGATCCGCTCCGTGTCGCTGGGCGTTGCGCAACCGGAGAAATACAAAGACGAAGCGCGTAAAGCGGCGATTGACGACGCTATTCATCAGGCTGAACAGCTGGCGTCCGGCTTCAAGAGCAAGCTCGGCCCGGTTTACAGCGTGCGTTACCACGTCTCTAACTACCAGCCAAGCCCGATGGTGCGGATGATGAAGGCTGATGCCGCCCCGGTGTCCGCGCAGGAAACTTACGAGCAGCCAACCATTCAGTTCGACGATCAGGTGGATGTGGTCTTCCAGCTCGAGCCCGTTGCTGCACAGCCGAAACCGGCTCAGTAA
- the serA gene encoding phosphoglycerate dehydrogenase — MAKVSLEKDKIKFLLVEGVHQKAIDSLRAAGYTNIEFHKGALDTEELKASIRDAHFIGLRSRTHLTEDVIAAAEKLVAIGCFCIGTNQVDLNAAAKRGIPVFNAPFSNTRSVAELVIGELLLLLRGIPEANAKAHRGVWNKLAAGSYEARGKKLGIIGYGHIGTQLGILAESLGMHVYFYDIESKLPLGNATQVQHLSDLLNMSDVVSLHVPENASTKNMMGAEELALMKPGSLLINAARGTVVDIPALADALKRKHLAGAAIDVFPTEPATNSDPFTSPLCEFDNVILTPHIGGSTQEAQENIGLEVAGKLSKYSDNGSTLSAVNFPEVSLPLHGGRRLLHIHENRPGVLTAINQIFAEQGVNIAAQYLQTNSQMGYVVIDIEADDDVAEKALLSMKAIPGTIRARLLY; from the coding sequence ATGGCAAAGGTATCACTGGAGAAAGACAAGATTAAATTCCTGCTGGTCGAGGGCGTGCATCAAAAAGCAATCGATAGCCTTCGTGCGGCAGGCTACACCAACATCGAATTTCACAAAGGCGCGCTCGATACCGAAGAGCTGAAAGCGTCCATCCGTGATGCCCACTTCATTGGCCTGCGATCCCGCACACACCTGACTGAAGACGTTATTGCCGCGGCGGAAAAGCTGGTGGCTATCGGCTGCTTCTGCATCGGTACCAACCAGGTTGACCTGAATGCGGCCGCGAAACGCGGTATTCCTGTCTTCAACGCCCCGTTCTCCAACACCCGTTCCGTGGCGGAGTTGGTGATTGGCGAACTGCTGCTGCTCCTGCGAGGCATTCCGGAGGCGAACGCCAAGGCGCACCGCGGCGTGTGGAACAAGCTGGCGGCGGGCTCCTACGAAGCCCGTGGAAAAAAACTGGGTATCATCGGCTATGGCCACATCGGTACCCAGCTGGGGATTCTGGCGGAATCTCTCGGTATGCATGTCTATTTTTACGATATCGAAAGCAAGCTGCCGCTGGGCAACGCCACCCAGGTTCAACACCTGTCTGACCTGCTGAACATGAGCGACGTGGTGAGCCTGCACGTGCCGGAAAATGCCTCCACCAAAAACATGATGGGCGCGGAAGAGCTGGCGCTGATGAAGCCGGGTTCACTGCTGATTAACGCCGCGCGCGGTACGGTTGTCGATATTCCTGCCCTGGCGGATGCGCTAAAGCGTAAGCATCTGGCGGGCGCGGCCATCGACGTCTTCCCGACGGAGCCTGCCACCAACAGCGATCCGTTTACCTCTCCGCTGTGCGAATTCGACAACGTGATCCTGACGCCGCACATCGGCGGTTCTACCCAGGAAGCGCAGGAAAATATCGGTCTGGAAGTGGCGGGTAAGCTGAGCAAATATTCCGACAACGGCTCTACGCTCTCTGCCGTGAACTTCCCGGAAGTGTCTCTGCCGCTGCACGGTGGCCGTCGTCTGCTGCACATTCACGAAAACCGTCCGGGCGTGCTGACCGCGATCAACCAGATCTTTGCCGAGCAGGGCGTCAACATTGCCGCGCAGTATCTGCAGACCAACTCGCAGATGGGCTATGTGGTTATTGATATCGAAGCGGATGACGATGTTGCCGAGAAAGCGCTGCTGAGCATGAAGGCCATTCCGGGGACGATTCGCGCGCGTCTGCTGTACTGA
- the rpiA gene encoding ribose-5-phosphate isomerase RpiA → MTQDELKKAVGWAALQYVQPGTIVGVGTGSTAAHFIDALGTMKGQIEGAVSSSDASTEKLKSLGITVFDLNEVDRLGIYVDGADEINGHMQMIKGGGAALTREKIIASVADKFICIADASKQVDILGNFPLPVEVIPMARSAVARQLVKLGGRPEYRQGVVTDNGNVILDVHGLEILDAVALENAINAIPGVVTVGLFANRGADVALIGTADGVKTILK, encoded by the coding sequence ATGACGCAGGATGAACTGAAAAAAGCAGTAGGATGGGCCGCTCTCCAGTACGTACAGCCGGGTACCATTGTCGGTGTCGGTACGGGATCAACCGCGGCACACTTTATCGATGCGCTGGGCACGATGAAGGGGCAGATCGAGGGCGCGGTTTCGAGCTCTGATGCGTCCACGGAAAAGCTGAAAAGCCTCGGCATTACCGTTTTCGATCTCAACGAAGTGGATCGTCTGGGGATTTACGTTGATGGCGCGGATGAAATCAACGGCCACATGCAGATGATCAAAGGCGGCGGCGCGGCGCTGACGCGCGAAAAAATTATCGCCTCGGTTGCGGACAAGTTCATCTGCATCGCGGACGCTTCCAAGCAGGTCGACATTCTGGGGAATTTCCCGCTGCCGGTCGAAGTGATCCCGATGGCCCGCAGCGCGGTTGCCCGTCAGCTGGTGAAGCTGGGGGGGCGCCCGGAATATCGTCAGGGCGTCGTCACCGACAACGGTAACGTGATCCTCGACGTACACGGTCTGGAAATTCTCGACGCAGTTGCGCTGGAAAATGCCATCAACGCTATCCCAGGCGTAGTGACCGTAGGGCTATTCGCCAACCGAGGCGCGGATGTGGCGCTCATTGGCACCGCTGACGGCGTGAAAACCATCCTAAAATGA
- a CDS encoding 5-formyltetrahydrofolate cyclo-ligase, with translation MTQFPEVSASRQDIRQLIRQRRRALTPAQQAHFAQQAAARMMAYPPVVMAHTVALFLSFDGELDTQPLIEQLWRAGKKVYLPVLHPFSAGNLLFLHYHPHSELVVNRLKITEPKLDVRDVLPLSKLDVLITPLVAFDEQGQRLGMGGGFYDRTLQNWQRYGLQPVGYAHDCQGVEALPVEKWDVPLPAVVTPSTLWEW, from the coding sequence ATGACTCAATTCCCTGAAGTTTCAGCTTCACGCCAGGACATCCGTCAGCTTATTCGTCAACGCCGCCGTGCGTTAACCCCCGCTCAGCAAGCGCATTTTGCCCAGCAGGCCGCCGCCCGCATGATGGCGTACCCGCCAGTCGTGATGGCGCATACGGTTGCCCTGTTTCTGTCGTTTGATGGCGAACTGGATACCCAGCCGCTGATAGAGCAGCTCTGGCGCGCCGGGAAGAAGGTTTATCTGCCGGTGCTGCACCCGTTTAGCGCAGGGAATCTGCTGTTTTTACACTACCACCCGCACAGCGAGCTGGTGGTGAATCGTCTGAAAATCACCGAGCCGAAGCTCGACGTGCGCGACGTGCTGCCGCTGTCAAAGCTGGACGTGCTGATTACGCCGCTGGTGGCGTTTGATGAACAGGGCCAGCGCCTCGGTATGGGCGGCGGTTTCTATGACAGGACGCTGCAAAACTGGCAGCGGTACGGATTGCAGCCGGTGGGTTACGCGCATGATTGCCAGGGCGTGGAGGCGTTGCCGGTGGAGAAATGGGATGTGCCGTTACCGGCGGTAGTGACGCCATCGACGTTGTGGGAGTGGTGA
- a CDS encoding IS110 family transposase gives MTEHTTVGIDIAKETFDVFISPDGIFLHLDNTPQGHQLLLDALSSRTVTRIVMEATGRYHNLLAATLELAGLPVAVVNPAQVKHFARALGTLFKTDPNDARIICEFGRRMTPDIRPAPDEQTQRLAMMVSRRRQLVDNRTMEQNRYGSCTDELIRMGIKRHIDWLNAEIKDTDDDIDQQIKVMPLWQEKVKLLEEVKGIGRTTLAVLLSMLPELGQLNRRKISALVGVCPYAHDSGKMKGKRCIWGGRSAVRAALYMAAMSAVRYNPTIQAFFEKLRSKGKAFKVAMTACVRKLVTILNAMVRDNKKWAAA, from the coding sequence ATGACTGAACATACCACCGTCGGCATCGATATCGCCAAAGAGACCTTTGATGTATTTATCAGTCCTGACGGGATTTTTCTTCATCTGGATAATACCCCTCAGGGCCATCAGCTACTCCTTGACGCCCTTTCATCCCGTACCGTTACACGCATCGTGATGGAAGCCACCGGGCGCTACCACAACCTGCTTGCTGCCACGCTTGAACTTGCCGGGCTGCCTGTCGCCGTCGTTAATCCTGCTCAGGTCAAACACTTCGCCCGCGCTCTCGGGACGCTGTTCAAGACAGACCCGAACGATGCCCGCATCATCTGCGAGTTTGGCCGCAGGATGACACCGGATATCAGACCCGCTCCGGACGAACAGACGCAGCGTCTCGCCATGATGGTATCCCGCCGCCGCCAGTTGGTGGACAACAGAACCATGGAGCAGAACCGCTACGGCTCCTGCACTGATGAGCTTATCCGGATGGGTATCAAACGGCATATTGACTGGCTTAACGCAGAGATAAAGGACACGGATGACGACATCGACCAGCAGATAAAAGTGATGCCGCTATGGCAGGAGAAAGTGAAGCTGCTGGAAGAAGTCAAGGGTATAGGACGGACAACGCTGGCGGTTCTGCTGTCGATGCTGCCGGAGCTGGGACAACTTAACAGACGTAAAATCAGCGCACTGGTAGGCGTGTGTCCTTATGCCCATGACAGCGGAAAGATGAAAGGAAAACGATGTATCTGGGGAGGACGAAGTGCGGTGCGTGCAGCGCTGTACATGGCGGCAATGTCAGCGGTGCGTTATAACCCAACCATACAGGCTTTTTTTGAGAAACTGAGAAGCAAGGGAAAAGCCTTTAAAGTGGCGATGACAGCCTGCGTCAGAAAGCTGGTAACAATCCTGAATGCGATGGTGCGGGACAATAAAAAATGGGCGGCAGCTTAG